A region from the Catellatospora sp. TT07R-123 genome encodes:
- a CDS encoding acetate/propionate family kinase produces MKILVLNCGSASVKWGLFADGAAVDGGLIDRVTNHAQALRELMFEVDSSGLDAVGHRVVHGGLRFTTPTLLDDQVVEAVTKLVPLAPLHNPINLLGVQMMRQLLPDVPQVAVFDTAFHRTIAPAQSTYAIDVEVAQENGIARYGFHGTSHAYVSRRTAALLGKDPAEVNVITLHLGNGASACAVRGGLSFATSMGLSPLEGLVMGTRSGDIDPAAVFHLHRHAGMGFDAIEDLLNQRSGLKGLCGDNDMREVLRRRAEGEDRAALAFDVYCARATEYVGAYYALLGRVDAVTFTAGVGENAAPVRAAVLAGLERLGIAVDPARNEAPGREERLISPDGGEVAVCVVPTDEECEIATQTEAVLARTQ; encoded by the coding sequence GTGAAGATCCTGGTGCTCAACTGCGGCTCCGCCTCGGTGAAGTGGGGCCTGTTCGCCGACGGGGCCGCCGTCGACGGGGGCCTGATCGACCGGGTGACCAACCACGCGCAGGCGCTGCGCGAGCTGATGTTCGAGGTCGACTCCAGCGGACTGGACGCGGTCGGGCACCGGGTGGTGCACGGCGGGCTGCGCTTCACCACCCCGACGCTGCTGGACGACCAGGTGGTCGAGGCGGTCACCAAGCTGGTCCCGCTGGCCCCGCTGCACAACCCGATCAACCTGCTCGGCGTGCAGATGATGCGGCAGCTGCTGCCGGACGTCCCGCAGGTGGCGGTGTTCGACACCGCGTTCCACCGCACCATCGCCCCGGCGCAGTCGACGTACGCGATCGACGTCGAGGTGGCGCAGGAGAACGGGATCGCCCGCTACGGCTTCCACGGCACCTCCCACGCGTACGTGTCCCGGCGTACGGCGGCGCTGCTCGGCAAGGACCCGGCCGAGGTCAACGTGATCACGCTGCACCTGGGCAACGGCGCGAGCGCGTGCGCCGTACGCGGTGGGCTCAGTTTCGCCACCAGCATGGGCCTGTCCCCGCTGGAGGGCCTGGTGATGGGCACCCGCAGCGGCGACATCGACCCGGCCGCCGTGTTCCACCTGCACCGGCACGCCGGGATGGGCTTCGACGCGATCGAGGACCTGCTCAACCAGCGCAGCGGCCTCAAGGGCCTCTGCGGCGACAACGACATGCGCGAGGTGCTGCGCCGCCGCGCCGAGGGCGAGGACCGGGCCGCGCTGGCCTTCGACGTGTACTGCGCACGGGCCACCGAGTACGTCGGGGCGTACTACGCGCTGCTGGGGCGCGTGGACGCGGTCACCTTCACCGCCGGGGTGGGCGAGAACGCCGCGCCCGTGCGCGCGGCCGTGCTGGCCGGGCTGGAGCGGCTGGGCATCGCGGTCGACCCGGCCCGCAACGAGGCGCCCGGCCGCGAGGAGCGGCTCATCTCCCCGGACGGCGGCGAGGTCGCCGTGTGCGTCGTGCCGACCGACGAGGAGTGCGAGATCGCCACCCAGACCGAGGCCGTGCTGGCCCGTACGCAGTAA
- a CDS encoding multifunctional oxoglutarate decarboxylase/oxoglutarate dehydrogenase thiamine pyrophosphate-binding subunit/dihydrolipoyllysine-residue succinyltransferase subunit, whose amino-acid sequence MSTQQSSGTGPSGRSVQDNPLASFGPNEWIVEEMYQRYLADPTSVDPAWHDFFADYKPADGAAPASAKPAAKAAAPAQPAAPAAQPAAPAPAQAAPVQAKPVEKAAAPKAAAPAEPAGTTIVPLRGIAAKIVENMDASLEVPTATSVRAVPAKLLSDNRIVINNHLQRGRGGKVSFTHLIGYALVRALAMHPELNNHFGQNNGKPAMVVPAHVNLGIAIDLAKPDGSRTLVVPSIKTCETMDFRQFWQAYEDVVRRARKNELTMDDYSGTTISLTNPGGIGTVHSIPRLMQGQSAIIGVGAMEYPAPFSGMSDAQLADMAVSKIISLTSTYDHRVIQGAQSGEFLKVMHELLLGEHGFYDEIFTALRIPYEPVRWIRDIAHTSEGQIDKAARVIELIHSYRVRGHLMADTDPLEFHIRKHPDLDVREHGLTLWDLDRSFPVGGFAGKDTMKLRDILGVLRDSYCRRVGVEYMHISDPEERHWIQTRVEQKYTKPTSEEQKHVLGRLNAAEAFETFLQTKYVGQKRFSLEGGESLIPLLDEVLQASSEGGLDEVVIGMAHRGRLNVLANIVGKPYEKIFGEFEGHLDPKTAQGSGDVKYHLGMTGKFTSPDGAFTTTVSLAANPSHLEAVDPVLEGIVRAKQDRLDLGLQGYTVLPLLVHGDAAFAGQGVVAETLNLSQLRGYRTGGTVHVVVNNQVGFTTAPEYSRSSLYSTDVARMIQAPIFHVNGDDPESVVRVARLAFDYRQEFNKDVVIDLVCYRRRGHNEGDDPSMTNPLMYKIIDTKRSVRKLYTEELIGRGDITVDQAEEALRDYQTQLETVFKATRDAVAGVSSRLTRAREVLPEPTVATAVPADLVRRIGEAHTSPPEGFTPHKRIQQLLEKRAKMAVEGEIDWGFGEILAFGSLLSQGVTVRLSGQDSRRGTFVQRHAAIVDALTGGDFLPVNTVASPEARFHVQDSLLSEYAAMGFEYGYSVENPNALVLWEAQFGDFVNGAQSVIDEFISSGEVKWGQQSSVVVLLPHGHEGQGPDHTSGRPERWLQLAAEDNIRVAIPSTPASHFHLLRRQALSPKRKPLVVFTPKSLLRHRLAVSSVADFTTGTFQPVLGETAQLDAAQVKRVLFCSGKVYYDLVQARQERGITDTAIIRLEQLYPLPVEEVKAELAKYPAAEDFCWVQEEPANQGAWSFVALNLLEHLDGVRMRRISRPSAAAPAVGSTKLHDVEQSALIEAALPRPA is encoded by the coding sequence GTGTCGACCCAGCAGAGCTCGGGCACCGGCCCAAGCGGTCGCTCAGTGCAGGACAACCCGCTCGCGAGCTTCGGCCCGAACGAGTGGATCGTGGAGGAGATGTACCAGCGGTACCTCGCCGATCCCACCAGCGTCGATCCCGCCTGGCACGATTTCTTCGCCGACTACAAGCCGGCCGACGGCGCGGCGCCCGCGAGCGCGAAGCCCGCCGCCAAGGCCGCCGCGCCCGCGCAGCCCGCCGCCCCGGCCGCCCAGCCCGCCGCCCCGGCCCCCGCGCAGGCCGCCCCGGTGCAGGCCAAGCCGGTCGAGAAGGCCGCCGCGCCGAAGGCCGCGGCCCCGGCCGAGCCCGCCGGCACCACGATCGTGCCGTTGCGCGGCATCGCCGCCAAGATCGTCGAGAACATGGACGCCTCGCTGGAGGTGCCCACCGCGACCAGCGTGCGCGCCGTCCCGGCGAAGCTGCTGTCGGACAACCGCATCGTGATCAACAATCACCTGCAGCGCGGTCGCGGCGGCAAGGTCAGCTTCACCCACCTGATCGGGTACGCCCTGGTCCGGGCGCTGGCCATGCACCCGGAGCTGAACAACCACTTCGGCCAGAACAACGGCAAGCCCGCGATGGTCGTGCCCGCGCACGTGAACCTGGGCATCGCCATCGACCTGGCCAAGCCCGACGGCTCGCGCACGCTCGTGGTGCCGTCGATCAAGACGTGCGAGACCATGGACTTCCGCCAGTTCTGGCAGGCGTACGAGGACGTGGTCCGGCGCGCCCGCAAGAACGAGCTGACCATGGACGACTACAGCGGGACCACCATCTCGCTGACCAACCCGGGCGGCATCGGCACGGTGCACTCGATCCCGCGCCTGATGCAGGGCCAGAGCGCCATCATCGGCGTCGGCGCGATGGAGTACCCGGCGCCGTTCTCCGGCATGAGCGACGCCCAGCTGGCCGACATGGCCGTCAGCAAGATCATCTCGCTGACCAGCACCTACGACCACCGGGTCATCCAGGGCGCCCAGTCCGGCGAGTTCCTGAAGGTCATGCACGAGCTGCTGCTCGGCGAGCACGGCTTCTACGACGAGATCTTCACCGCGCTGCGCATCCCGTACGAGCCGGTCCGCTGGATCCGGGACATCGCGCACACCTCCGAGGGCCAGATCGACAAGGCCGCGCGGGTCATCGAGCTGATCCACTCCTACCGGGTCCGCGGCCACCTGATGGCCGACACCGACCCGCTGGAGTTCCACATCCGCAAGCACCCGGACCTCGACGTCCGCGAGCACGGGCTGACCCTGTGGGACCTGGACCGCTCGTTCCCGGTCGGCGGCTTCGCCGGCAAGGACACGATGAAGCTGCGCGACATCCTGGGCGTGCTGCGCGACTCCTACTGCCGCCGCGTCGGCGTGGAGTACATGCACATCTCCGACCCGGAGGAGCGCCACTGGATCCAGACGCGCGTGGAGCAGAAGTACACCAAGCCCACGTCGGAGGAGCAGAAGCACGTGCTGGGCCGGCTCAACGCCGCCGAGGCGTTCGAGACGTTCCTCCAGACCAAGTACGTCGGCCAGAAGCGGTTCTCGCTGGAGGGCGGCGAGTCGCTGATCCCGCTGCTGGACGAGGTGCTCCAGGCGTCCTCCGAGGGCGGCCTCGACGAGGTCGTCATCGGCATGGCCCACCGCGGCCGCCTCAACGTGCTGGCCAACATCGTCGGCAAGCCGTACGAGAAGATCTTCGGCGAGTTCGAGGGGCACCTCGACCCGAAGACCGCGCAGGGCTCCGGCGACGTCAAGTACCACCTGGGCATGACCGGCAAGTTCACCAGCCCCGACGGCGCCTTCACGACCACCGTGTCGCTGGCGGCCAACCCGTCGCACCTGGAGGCCGTCGACCCGGTGCTGGAGGGCATCGTCCGGGCCAAGCAGGACCGGCTCGACCTGGGCCTGCAGGGTTACACCGTGCTGCCGCTGCTGGTGCACGGCGACGCGGCGTTCGCGGGCCAGGGGGTCGTCGCCGAGACGCTGAACCTGTCCCAGCTGCGCGGCTACCGCACCGGCGGCACCGTGCACGTGGTCGTCAACAACCAGGTCGGCTTCACCACCGCCCCGGAGTACAGCCGCTCCTCGCTGTACAGCACCGACGTCGCGCGCATGATCCAGGCGCCGATCTTCCACGTCAACGGCGACGACCCCGAGTCGGTCGTCCGCGTCGCCCGCCTGGCCTTCGACTACCGCCAGGAGTTCAACAAGGACGTCGTGATCGACCTGGTCTGCTACCGCCGCCGCGGGCACAACGAGGGCGACGACCCGTCGATGACCAACCCGCTGATGTACAAGATCATCGACACCAAGCGCTCGGTCCGCAAGCTCTACACCGAGGAGCTGATCGGCCGGGGCGACATCACCGTCGACCAGGCCGAGGAGGCGCTGCGCGACTACCAGACGCAGCTGGAGACGGTCTTCAAGGCCACCCGCGACGCCGTCGCCGGGGTGTCCAGCCGCCTGACCCGCGCCCGCGAGGTGCTGCCCGAGCCGACCGTGGCCACCGCGGTCCCGGCCGACCTGGTCCGCCGCATCGGCGAGGCGCACACCTCGCCGCCGGAGGGCTTCACCCCGCACAAGCGCATCCAGCAGCTGCTGGAGAAGCGCGCCAAGATGGCGGTCGAGGGCGAGATCGACTGGGGCTTCGGCGAGATCCTGGCGTTCGGCTCGCTGCTCTCGCAGGGCGTCACCGTGCGCCTGTCCGGCCAGGACAGCCGCCGCGGCACGTTCGTGCAGCGCCACGCCGCGATCGTGGACGCGCTGACCGGCGGCGACTTCCTGCCGGTCAACACCGTGGCCAGCCCCGAGGCCCGCTTCCACGTGCAGGACTCGCTGCTGAGCGAGTACGCCGCGATGGGCTTCGAGTACGGCTACTCCGTCGAGAACCCCAACGCGCTGGTGCTGTGGGAGGCGCAGTTCGGCGACTTCGTCAACGGCGCCCAGTCGGTGATCGACGAGTTCATCAGCTCCGGCGAGGTCAAGTGGGGCCAGCAGTCCAGCGTGGTCGTGCTGCTGCCGCACGGGCACGAGGGCCAGGGCCCGGACCACACCTCCGGCCGCCCCGAGCGCTGGCTCCAGCTCGCCGCCGAGGACAACATCCGCGTGGCGATCCCCTCGACGCCCGCCAGCCACTTCCACCTGCTGCGCCGCCAGGCCCTGTCGCCCAAGCGCAAGCCGCTGGTCGTGTTCACGCCCAAGTCGCTGCTGCGCCACCGCCTCGCGGTGTCCTCGGTGGCCGACTTCACCACCGGCACCTTCCAGCCGGTGCTGGGCGAGACCGCGCAGCTGGACGCGGCGCAGGTCAAGCGGGTGCTGTTCTGCTCGGGCAAGGTCTACTACGACCTGGTCCAGGCGCGGCAGGAGCGGGGCATCACCGACACCGCGATCATCCGGCTGGAGCAGCTCTACCCGCTGCCGGTCGAGGAGGTCAAGGCGGAGCTGGCCAAGTACCCGGCGGCCGAGGACTTCTGCTGGGTGCAGGAGGAACCGGCCAACCAGGGTGCCTGGTCGTTCGTGGCGCTGAACCTGCTGGAGCACCTGGACGGGGTGCGCATGCGCCGCATCTCCCGCCCGTCCGCGGCCGCCCCGGCCGTGGGCTCCACCAAGCTCCACGACGTCGAGCAGTCCGCGCTGATCGAGGCGGCGCTCCCGCGCCCGGCCTGA
- a CDS encoding glycosyltransferase family 39 protein has translation MAGRPRTLSLWPVLLMAAVAAALAGFLAYSAARVRIPYGIFQHPPLYGFWRPELPSSALLMIPAGLLLTGVAVLVTSVRLPTWAALVLVIAAGTVTAAAADLIRGDPSHLVRGLSEGLVEHRYYYPADQHFVRELGIRGFVAQQPHLVHLFRAYNSRTHPAGIHLLLNGLFQGLGPHPLRIATAVAAIGMTAAAGAWAMGRTLGGERAGRIAAVLFAAAPGPLLLAYTIMDAVYATVMSAAAALLMVAIHRRSARLAAAGGAVLGVSALLTYATVFLVLGAVAAVLIQLPGPRAALRLLAAAALGGAAVLAAARITLGFDLLAQYRAAPPSGRHWTPYWLAGAPAAWLVCAGLPIAALGVLGLVRRFPPARAAVLPAAVVLIMVVWAALPSSVTRLRPGEVERTWAFLYPMLAATAGVVVAHWTRAASRRTAALVVAGLVALSLLQTTAIQALWDNFL, from the coding sequence GTGGCGGGACGGCCGCGCACCCTGAGCCTGTGGCCCGTGCTGCTGATGGCGGCCGTGGCGGCCGCGCTGGCCGGGTTCCTGGCATACAGCGCGGCGCGGGTGCGCATCCCGTACGGGATCTTCCAGCACCCGCCCCTGTACGGCTTCTGGCGCCCCGAGCTGCCCAGCTCGGCGCTGCTCATGATCCCGGCCGGGCTGCTGCTGACCGGGGTGGCCGTGCTGGTCACCTCGGTGCGGTTGCCCACCTGGGCGGCGCTGGTCCTGGTGATCGCGGCGGGGACGGTCACCGCCGCCGCGGCCGACCTGATCCGGGGCGACCCGTCCCACCTGGTCCGGGGCCTGTCCGAGGGACTGGTGGAACACCGCTACTACTACCCGGCCGACCAGCACTTCGTACGCGAGCTGGGCATCCGGGGGTTCGTGGCGCAGCAGCCGCACCTGGTGCACCTGTTCCGGGCGTACAACTCCAGGACCCATCCGGCCGGGATACACCTGCTGCTGAACGGGCTGTTCCAGGGGCTGGGGCCGCACCCGCTGCGCATCGCCACGGCGGTCGCGGCCATCGGCATGACCGCGGCCGCAGGCGCCTGGGCGATGGGGCGCACGCTGGGCGGGGAGCGGGCGGGCCGGATCGCGGCGGTGCTGTTCGCGGCCGCGCCGGGGCCGCTGCTGCTGGCGTACACGATCATGGACGCGGTCTACGCCACCGTCATGTCGGCGGCGGCCGCGCTGCTGATGGTCGCGATCCACCGGCGCTCGGCCCGGCTGGCGGCTGCGGGCGGGGCGGTGCTCGGCGTGAGCGCCCTGCTCACGTACGCCACGGTGTTCCTGGTCCTGGGCGCGGTCGCGGCCGTGCTGATCCAGCTGCCGGGCCCGCGCGCGGCGCTGCGCCTGCTCGCGGCGGCGGCGCTGGGCGGCGCGGCGGTGCTCGCGGCCGCCCGGATCACCCTCGGCTTCGACCTGCTCGCGCAGTACCGGGCCGCGCCCCCGTCGGGGCGGCACTGGACGCCGTACTGGCTCGCGGGTGCTCCGGCGGCCTGGCTGGTCTGCGCCGGGCTGCCCATCGCGGCGCTGGGGGTGCTGGGACTGGTGCGCCGGTTCCCGCCCGCCCGCGCGGCCGTGCTGCCCGCCGCCGTCGTCCTGATCATGGTGGTGTGGGCGGCCCTGCCCAGCTCGGTCACCCGGCTGCGGCCCGGCGAGGTGGAGCGGACCTGGGCGTTCCTGTATCCGATGCTCGCCGCGACCGCCGGGGTGGTGGTGGCCCACTGGACCCGGGCCGCGTCGCGCCGGACCGCCGCCCTGGTCGTCGCCGGGCTGGTCGCGCTGTCCCTGCTGCAGACCACTGCGATCCAGGCACTGTGGGACAATTTCCTGTGA
- a CDS encoding zinc-binding dehydrogenase yields the protein MRAVYAESINEDDPLAGLVVGERPEPEVPEGWTTVQVRASALNHHDLWSLKGVGLSADKLPMILGDDAAGVDADGNEVVVHSVIGDPAAGGGDETFDPRRTLLSELHPGTMADLVAVPRRNLVPKPEGMSWTDAACVPTAWLTAYRMLTTRGRLREGDSVLVQGAGGGVATAAIVLGRALGARVYATSRDAAKREQAQALGATALATGDRLPERVDVVIETVGAATFDHSVKNTKPGGRIVVSGSTSGHLATVDLRRVFFLQQEIVGSTMGTRDELAALLALMAAKKITPVVAGVYAFSQARAAFEELAAGHAFGKIVLDHSR from the coding sequence ATGCGTGCGGTTTATGCGGAATCGATCAATGAGGATGATCCGTTGGCGGGGCTGGTCGTGGGGGAGCGGCCGGAGCCCGAGGTGCCGGAGGGGTGGACGACCGTCCAGGTGCGCGCGAGCGCGCTGAACCACCACGACCTCTGGTCGCTCAAGGGGGTCGGGCTGTCGGCGGACAAGCTGCCGATGATCCTGGGCGACGACGCGGCGGGCGTGGACGCCGACGGCAACGAGGTGGTGGTGCACTCCGTCATCGGCGATCCGGCGGCGGGCGGCGGCGACGAGACGTTCGACCCGCGGCGGACCCTGCTGTCGGAGCTGCACCCGGGCACGATGGCCGATCTGGTCGCGGTGCCGCGACGCAACCTGGTGCCCAAGCCGGAGGGTATGAGCTGGACCGACGCGGCGTGTGTGCCGACGGCGTGGCTCACGGCGTACCGGATGCTGACCACGCGGGGGCGGCTGCGCGAGGGCGACAGCGTGCTGGTGCAGGGCGCGGGCGGCGGCGTGGCCACGGCGGCGATCGTCCTGGGCCGGGCGCTCGGCGCGCGGGTGTACGCCACCAGCCGCGACGCGGCCAAGCGGGAGCAGGCGCAGGCCCTGGGCGCGACCGCGCTGGCCACCGGTGACCGCCTGCCCGAGCGCGTGGACGTGGTGATCGAGACGGTCGGCGCGGCCACCTTCGACCACTCGGTCAAGAACACCAAGCCCGGCGGCCGGATCGTGGTGTCAGGTTCGACGTCGGGGCATCTGGCGACCGTGGACCTGCGCCGGGTGTTCTTCCTCCAGCAGGAGATCGTCGGGTCCACCATGGGCACCCGCGACGAGCTGGCCGCGCTGCTGGCCCTGATGGCGGCGAAGAAGATCACCCCGGTGGTGGCCGGGGTGTACGCCTTCTCGCAGGCGCGTGCCGCGTTCGAGGAGCTGGCGGCGGGGCACGCGTTCGGAAAGATCGTGCTCGATCACAGCCGCTGA
- a CDS encoding LysM peptidoglycan-binding domain-containing protein — MSQEQDKEGGLEKLEQEAAGFMNPFKWGKKKKEEAPPAAEAPAAPPPPAAAPAPPPVAPPVAEAPAAPAKPAAAPAAKPAAATTKAKQAQERTYRVKAGDTLWDIAANYYGDGRQYMKIAKANNIADPNQIDIGWVLKIPD, encoded by the coding sequence ATGTCGCAGGAGCAGGACAAGGAAGGCGGGCTGGAGAAGCTCGAACAAGAGGCCGCAGGCTTCATGAACCCCTTCAAGTGGGGCAAGAAGAAGAAGGAGGAGGCCCCGCCGGCCGCCGAGGCGCCCGCGGCCCCGCCTCCGCCCGCTGCCGCGCCCGCACCGCCTCCGGTGGCGCCCCCGGTCGCCGAGGCGCCGGCCGCGCCCGCGAAGCCCGCCGCCGCACCCGCGGCGAAGCCCGCCGCCGCCACGACCAAGGCCAAGCAGGCGCAGGAGCGCACCTACCGGGTCAAGGCCGGGGACACGCTGTGGGACATCGCCGCCAACTACTACGGCGACGGGCGCCAGTACATGAAGATCGCCAAGGCGAACAACATCGCCGACCCGAACCAGATCGACATCGGCTGGGTGCTGAAGATCCCGGACTGA
- the pta gene encoding phosphate acetyltransferase: MARGVYVTGVGAGGGKSAVALGLAEVLSRRVRRLGVFRPLTREGDSADPVVALLRSRYSSAGAAGPSYQHASALLGAHRMDDLVGEILEHYHQLERACDAVIVVGTDFGRTLGDGPDEPALPDELGLNLRIAGELGASVLPVVNGHGHDAVELADAVRAAYYACNDLPVLAVVANRVPEHVLPLPPAGLPVPVYTIPQLPAIAAPTMAEVAAALHAVPVHGATPGALARDVVSAVVGAASVPTFLDHLRDNCLVVTPGDRPDLIVATFAAHLGGQAAVAGLLLTLGIEPDPRVVALVSRFRVELPIFTVSSDSYDTVAALTGLEGRLRADNQRKVDAALGLFESHVDTAELAGRLDLSRPDRVTPLMFEYELIERARADRRHVVLPEGVEERILRAAEALTRRGVCDLTLLGPVDQIEQRVRELGLDLGDARLVNPADSRWRNEFALEYARMRAHKGMTRDIAYDLMTNVNYFGTMMVHTGRADAMVSGAVHPTADTIRPAFEIIKTQPTVSVASSVFFMCLADHVLVYGDCAINPDPTPEQLADIAVSSAETAARFGVEPRVAMLSYSTGGSGTGAEVDKVALATKLVRERRPDLPVEGPIQYDAAVDPTVAATKLPGSEVAGRATVLIFPDLNTGNNTYKAVQRSAGAVAVGPVMQGLRKPVNDLSRGATVRDIISTVAITAIQSQVAL, from the coding sequence ATGGCTCGTGGCGTATACGTGACCGGCGTGGGCGCCGGCGGGGGCAAGTCCGCGGTGGCACTCGGCCTGGCGGAGGTGCTCAGCCGCCGGGTGCGCCGGCTGGGGGTGTTCCGCCCGCTCACCCGCGAGGGTGACTCGGCCGATCCGGTGGTGGCGCTGCTGCGCAGCCGCTACAGCAGCGCGGGCGCGGCCGGACCGAGCTACCAGCACGCTTCGGCGCTGCTGGGCGCGCACCGGATGGACGACCTCGTCGGCGAGATCCTGGAGCACTACCACCAGCTCGAACGCGCCTGCGACGCGGTGATCGTGGTGGGCACCGACTTCGGGCGCACCCTCGGCGACGGACCGGACGAGCCCGCCCTGCCCGACGAGCTCGGCCTGAACCTGCGCATCGCGGGCGAGCTGGGCGCGTCGGTGCTGCCCGTGGTCAACGGGCACGGGCACGACGCCGTCGAGCTGGCCGACGCCGTGCGGGCCGCCTACTACGCCTGCAACGACCTGCCGGTGCTGGCCGTGGTCGCCAACCGGGTGCCGGAGCACGTGCTGCCGCTGCCCCCGGCCGGCCTGCCCGTCCCGGTGTACACGATCCCGCAGCTGCCCGCGATCGCCGCTCCGACCATGGCCGAGGTCGCCGCCGCGCTGCACGCCGTGCCGGTGCACGGGGCGACCCCGGGCGCGCTGGCGCGCGACGTGGTCAGCGCCGTGGTCGGCGCCGCCTCGGTGCCGACGTTCCTGGACCACCTGCGGGACAACTGCCTGGTGGTGACCCCGGGCGACCGGCCCGACCTGATCGTGGCGACGTTCGCGGCGCACCTGGGCGGCCAGGCGGCCGTGGCCGGGCTGCTGCTCACGCTGGGCATCGAACCCGACCCGCGGGTGGTCGCGCTGGTCAGCCGGTTCCGGGTCGAGTTGCCGATCTTCACCGTATCGTCGGACAGCTACGACACCGTCGCGGCGCTGACCGGCCTGGAGGGCCGCCTGCGCGCCGACAACCAGCGCAAGGTCGACGCGGCCCTCGGCCTGTTCGAGTCGCACGTGGACACGGCCGAGCTGGCCGGACGGCTCGACCTGTCCCGGCCCGACCGGGTCACCCCGCTGATGTTCGAGTACGAGCTGATCGAGCGCGCCCGCGCCGACCGCCGCCACGTGGTGCTGCCCGAGGGTGTCGAGGAGCGCATCCTGCGCGCCGCCGAGGCGCTGACCCGGCGCGGCGTGTGCGACCTGACCCTGCTCGGCCCGGTCGACCAGATCGAGCAGCGGGTCCGCGAGCTCGGCCTCGACCTCGGCGACGCGCGCCTGGTCAACCCGGCCGACTCCCGCTGGCGCAACGAGTTCGCCCTGGAGTACGCGCGCATGCGCGCCCACAAGGGCATGACCCGCGACATCGCGTACGACCTGATGACGAACGTGAACTACTTCGGCACCATGATGGTCCACACCGGGCGGGCCGACGCGATGGTCTCCGGCGCGGTGCACCCGACCGCCGACACCATCCGCCCCGCGTTCGAGATCATCAAGACGCAGCCGACCGTCTCGGTCGCCTCCAGCGTCTTCTTCATGTGCCTGGCCGACCACGTGCTCGTCTACGGCGACTGCGCGATCAACCCCGACCCGACCCCGGAGCAGCTCGCCGACATCGCGGTGTCGTCGGCGGAGACCGCGGCCCGGTTCGGCGTCGAGCCCCGGGTGGCGATGCTGTCCTACTCGACCGGCGGCTCCGGCACCGGCGCCGAGGTGGACAAGGTGGCGCTGGCGACGAAGCTGGTCCGCGAGCGGCGCCCCGACCTGCCGGTGGAGGGCCCGATCCAGTACGACGCCGCCGTCGACCCGACCGTGGCCGCGACCAAGCTGCCCGGCAGCGAGGTGGCGGGCCGGGCCACGGTGCTGATCTTCCCCGACCTGAACACGGGCAACAACACGTACAAGGCGGTGCAGCGCTCGGCGGGGGCGGTGGCGGTCGGCCCGGTGATGCAGGGCCTGCGCAAACCCGTCAACGACCTGTCGCGGGGCGCCACGGTGCGCGACATCATCTCCACCGTGGCCATCACCGCGATCCAGTCGCAGGTGGCCCTGTGA
- a CDS encoding DUF6104 family protein has product MYFTDRGIEELVERRGDEQVTLEWLAERLRDFIDLNPEFEIPVERFATWLARLDDDEE; this is encoded by the coding sequence ATGTACTTCACCGATCGCGGGATCGAGGAGCTGGTCGAGCGGCGGGGGGATGAGCAGGTCACGCTGGAGTGGCTGGCCGAGCGCCTGCGCGACTTCATCGACCTCAACCCGGAGTTCGAGATCCCGGTCGAGCGCTTCGCCACCTGGCTCGCCCGCCTGGACGACGACGAGGAGTAG